A region of Nostoc sp. 'Peltigera membranacea cyanobiont' N6 DNA encodes the following proteins:
- a CDS encoding tyrosine-type recombinase/integrase — protein sequence MTLSLVHITAHRKAIASLPVAQAEAKLIALWLEGKASSSIRAYQRYTRRFLDFLDKPLKKVTYEDLVEYASSFGGNAESTKRIYIACAKSLISFAHKIGYLPFNVGMALKLGELPDVINERYLDEADIKLLVRAANKHLADAKTPKRQYTALRNLLIIKLLYQAGLRASEICNLTWVDLTPRGESGQVYVRKAKGSKNRTILIKPKLWAELMEFKASAHSNQAVFPSQKGGHLDRQNLHPIVKAIALEAGLSELVSAHWLRHAHGSHAIERGTNPVLVKETLGHANLAITDRYLKARPNDSSAMNLMDI from the coding sequence ATGACCCTCTCTCTTGTCCACATAACAGCCCATAGAAAGGCGATCGCTTCCTTGCCTGTAGCGCAGGCGGAGGCGAAGTTGATTGCGCTGTGGTTGGAGGGAAAAGCGTCGTCTTCTATTCGGGCTTACCAGCGATACACTAGGCGATTTCTGGATTTTCTGGACAAGCCCCTCAAAAAAGTGACTTATGAAGACTTGGTAGAATACGCTAGTTCTTTTGGGGGCAATGCCGAAAGCACAAAGCGGATATACATAGCTTGTGCCAAAAGCTTGATTAGTTTCGCTCATAAAATTGGATATCTCCCTTTTAATGTGGGTATGGCACTAAAACTGGGTGAATTACCAGATGTAATCAACGAACGCTATCTCGATGAAGCTGATATTAAATTGTTGGTACGGGCAGCCAATAAGCATTTAGCTGATGCGAAAACTCCCAAACGACAGTACACAGCCCTACGTAATTTGTTAATTATCAAACTCTTGTATCAGGCAGGGTTACGGGCAAGTGAAATCTGTAATTTAACTTGGGTAGATTTGACACCCCGTGGTGAGAGTGGTCAAGTGTACGTGCGAAAAGCCAAGGGCAGCAAAAATCGGACAATTCTCATCAAGCCAAAGCTTTGGGCGGAATTAATGGAGTTCAAAGCTTCGGCTCACTCCAATCAAGCAGTGTTTCCAAGTCAAAAAGGGGGACATTTAGACCGTCAAAACTTGCACCCGATTGTCAAAGCAATTGCACTTGAAGCTGGATTAAGCGAATTAGTTTCTGCTCACTGGTTACGTCATGCCCACGGTTCTCACGCCATTGAGCGCGGGACTAATCCAGTGCTGGTGAAAGAAACTTTGGGTCATGCCAATTTAGCCATCACCGATCGCTATCTCAAAGCTAGACCTAATGACAGCAGTGCTATGAACTTGATGGATATTTGA
- a CDS encoding protein kinase domain-containing protein — translation MVYCINPLCTQRHNPDETENCLSCGNTLLINGRIRLLRPLSSLENQFTYTDVFEVEDGGTKLHPKYEIRVMKVLKWSDDTKIVELFQREAIILQILKHSGIPKSTKDDYFTFILNDNLLQLHCIVMQKFEGESLAQWVKNHGRITQDVSLDWLSQLINILDTVHRSGFFHRDIKPDNIIYQPNGKLALVDFGAGRQITRTYLAKVSTSGGTKTGLGSGHEITVVRTACYSPFEQIHGQAVPQSDFFALGRTFVYLLTAISLIEIKIDQKTGKLLWRQKAPHIDQPLADLIDDLMAPFPGQRPQSTQLIIQRLERLPLQTKIERLVKSRLFKISIGILGTLSLAGIIYGSLPLLASYYFNQGKKAYQENKFNEARNDFKKAITWNNKLNIIIADYLLTQGKKSYKENKLAQAENDFQGAVSFNYDLNYSISSFYFEQAFRHQNEPKIARKNYELAIKYNPKDDTAYNNLAIACQQLHDYNCVNKTYEIIFKLKPNKWESHYGLGDFYDGQGEYGLAEKQYIIAIKSSDQAIFAVAALARLKNKKGDYNAAATLALKGLQETKNRELQASLYKDLGWARLMENKLTEAEKYLEKATDLDSQRTDAFCLRYQVEEALGKLDDARIYMEVCMLAKSSLPEVFQWRQELLDRILNK, via the coding sequence GTGGTTTACTGCATAAATCCACTTTGCACCCAGCGCCACAACCCCGATGAAACTGAAAATTGTTTAAGCTGTGGCAATACCTTGCTAATAAACGGACGTATTCGGTTGTTGCGTCCGTTAAGCTCATTGGAAAATCAATTTACTTATACAGATGTATTTGAAGTTGAGGATGGTGGCACAAAATTGCATCCAAAATATGAAATAAGAGTTATGAAGGTACTGAAATGGAGCGATGATACTAAAATAGTTGAGCTATTTCAGCGAGAAGCGATTATATTACAAATCCTTAAACATTCGGGAATTCCTAAGTCTACTAAAGATGACTATTTTACTTTTATACTAAATGATAATCTTTTACAATTGCATTGTATAGTAATGCAAAAGTTTGAAGGAGAAAGCCTAGCTCAATGGGTAAAAAATCATGGACGAATTACTCAAGATGTTTCATTAGATTGGTTATCACAACTAATTAATATTCTTGACACTGTGCATCGATCTGGTTTTTTTCACAGAGATATCAAACCAGATAATATTATTTATCAACCTAATGGTAAATTAGCTCTTGTTGATTTTGGTGCAGGGCGACAGATTACTAGAACCTACTTAGCGAAAGTTAGTACCAGTGGAGGAACTAAGACAGGATTAGGTAGCGGGCACGAAATAACTGTCGTCCGAACAGCTTGTTATTCTCCTTTTGAGCAAATTCATGGGCAGGCTGTACCACAGTCAGACTTTTTTGCTTTGGGTAGAACTTTTGTTTACTTGCTTACTGCTATTTCCCTAATTGAAATTAAAATAGACCAGAAAACAGGAAAACTACTTTGGAGACAAAAAGCACCTCATATAGATCAACCTCTGGCTGATTTGATTGATGATTTAATGGCTCCTTTTCCGGGACAACGCCCACAAAGTACTCAATTAATAATTCAGAGGTTAGAGCGATTACCACTTCAAACAAAAATCGAGCGATTAGTTAAATCAAGACTATTTAAGATTAGTATCGGAATATTGGGGACTCTAAGTTTAGCTGGCATAATTTATGGTTCTCTACCTTTGTTAGCAAGTTATTATTTTAATCAAGGAAAGAAGGCTTACCAAGAAAATAAGTTTAATGAGGCCAGGAATGATTTTAAAAAAGCAATAACCTGGAATAATAAATTAAACATCATAATAGCAGATTATCTTTTAACTCAAGGTAAAAAATCTTACAAGGAAAATAAATTAGCCCAAGCTGAAAATGATTTTCAAGGAGCAGTAAGCTTTAATTATGATTTAAATTACTCAATCTCCAGCTTCTACTTTGAGCAAGCTTTCCGTCATCAGAATGAACCAAAAATTGCTAGAAAAAATTACGAGCTAGCTATAAAATATAACCCAAAAGATGATACTGCTTATAACAATTTAGCAATTGCGTGTCAGCAGTTACATGATTATAATTGTGTTAATAAAACTTACGAAATAATTTTTAAGTTAAAACCTAACAAATGGGAATCACATTACGGATTAGGTGATTTTTATGATGGACAGGGAGAATATGGTTTAGCAGAAAAGCAATATATAATTGCTATTAAAAGTAGCGATCAAGCAATATTTGCTGTTGCGGCTTTAGCCAGATTGAAAAATAAAAAAGGAGATTATAATGCAGCAGCTACTTTAGCTTTAAAAGGTTTGCAGGAAACTAAAAATCGGGAATTACAGGCATCGTTGTATAAAGATTTAGGATGGGCAAGGTTAATGGAAAATAAGTTAACTGAAGCCGAAAAATATTTAGAAAAAGCGACTGATTTAGATAGCCAAAGAACAGATGCTTTTTGCTTGCGTTATCAAGTAGAAGAAGCTTTAGGTAAACTTGATGATGCTAGAATTTACATGGAAGTTTGTATGTTAGCAAAATCTAGTCTCCCGGAAGTATTTCAATGGAGACAAGAATTGCTAGATCGTATACTTAATAAATGA
- a CDS encoding ATP-binding protein encodes MNLDIERVLEILEEQVLESTGRYLSKAEKAVIKGTWDGKEYREIASDSGYSVQYLQTGVGPQLWTILSEVIGGEVQVKKAYLKNILLKFTKKYYMELEASKLDNESLVGKTKVYGKLPKIGNFYGREEEISDLKKQINIYQEFCITITGVGGVGKTLLIAKLIEEIIFEYPNRYDYVIWKATNRSSSINELLSEILMVFDLEASSKPLATKISLLSKQLELHRCLLVIDGFEGLVEVNNYEKRLEYEDFFVGVTKDDNQSCIILTSQIPLEEITHLTTSFSFFSLQLEGLDESAALQMIHEKGLGGEKCRQLIEMYRGNPSELEAVINKIHRFFEGSVERFFEYSTTMMGPQIQAMLHVQFGQTGFLNNLQKQIMIYLAHQMSKASTPVPFSKLVDDLKEQSSLEVSISELITAIDILECRSLIESSKKSSKQEVSYSLQPVVKKYILVDPLGLVNKEQNKMATSHFI; translated from the coding sequence ATGAATTTAGACATAGAACGAGTGCTGGAAATTCTAGAAGAACAAGTGCTTGAGAGTACTGGAAGGTATTTGTCGAAAGCTGAGAAGGCTGTAATCAAGGGTACTTGGGATGGGAAAGAATACAGAGAAATAGCAAGTGACTCAGGATACAGCGTACAGTATTTACAGACGGGAGTGGGACCACAGTTATGGACAATACTTTCAGAAGTTATTGGTGGTGAAGTGCAAGTAAAAAAAGCATACTTAAAAAATATTTTGCTTAAATTTACAAAAAAGTATTACATGGAGCTTGAAGCATCTAAGCTGGATAATGAGAGTCTAGTGGGCAAGACTAAAGTGTATGGTAAATTGCCTAAAATAGGTAATTTTTATGGGCGAGAAGAAGAGATTAGTGATTTAAAAAAACAAATTAATATTTATCAAGAGTTTTGTATAACTATAACTGGAGTTGGAGGGGTAGGAAAAACTTTATTAATAGCGAAACTAATTGAAGAAATAATTTTTGAATATCCCAATAGGTATGATTATGTAATTTGGAAGGCAACTAATCGTTCTTCCTCGATAAATGAATTGCTTTCCGAAATACTCATGGTTTTCGATTTAGAAGCAAGCAGTAAGCCTCTTGCAACCAAGATTTCCTTGTTATCAAAGCAGTTGGAGTTACACCGCTGTTTGTTAGTGATAGATGGATTTGAGGGGCTAGTAGAAGTAAATAATTATGAAAAGAGATTAGAATATGAAGATTTCTTTGTTGGGGTTACAAAGGATGACAATCAGAGTTGCATTATTTTAACAAGCCAAATACCTTTAGAAGAAATTACTCATTTAACTACAAGTTTCTCTTTTTTCTCTTTACAGCTAGAAGGCTTAGATGAGAGTGCTGCGCTGCAAATGATACATGAAAAAGGTTTAGGTGGAGAGAAATGTAGGCAGTTAATTGAGATGTATCGTGGAAATCCATCAGAATTAGAAGCAGTTATTAATAAAATTCATCGCTTTTTTGAGGGAAGCGTAGAAAGATTTTTCGAGTATAGTACTACTATGATGGGGCCTCAAATCCAGGCAATGCTCCATGTACAGTTTGGGCAAACTGGGTTTTTAAATAATCTTCAAAAGCAAATCATGATTTATTTGGCACACCAGATGTCAAAAGCTTCTACTCCTGTTCCTTTCTCTAAGCTTGTTGACGACTTAAAGGAGCAATCATCTCTAGAAGTTTCGATTTCTGAACTAATAACAGCTATAGACATTTTAGAGTGCCGTTCATTAATTGAAAGTAGTAAAAAATCAAGTAAACAAGAAGTTAGTTATAGCTTACAACCAGTTGTTAAAAAGTATATTTTAGTTGATCCTCTTGGTTTAGTAAATAAAGAACAAAATAAAATGGCTACAAGTCATTTTATTTAG
- a CDS encoding CHAT domain-containing protein, with translation MQEFYKGLNNGLPKAEALRQAQLSLLSNPKYKKAYYWGGFLLVGSWL, from the coding sequence ATGCAAGAATTTTATAAAGGTTTGAACAATGGCTTGCCAAAAGCAGAAGCACTACGTCAGGCGCAATTAAGTTTACTGTCAAATCCTAAATATAAGAAGGCTTATTATTGGGGTGGGTTCCTCCTGGTTGGAAGCTGGTTGTAA
- a CDS encoding glycosyltransferase — MTHFGILCPPSTGHLNPMTALGRELQRRGHRVTLFGIADAQSKALAAGLDFYMIRESQHTHGGTEESLTKLGQLSGFAALQYTMNLMKEGVNLLLNKAPEALREAGVEALLVDQFIVEGETIAEFLQIPFITVCNALPVNAEDDVPPFFTDWRYDPAWWARLRNRCAYLLMNPLTKPITQILDTYRQKWSLPLYSQTPDKDTFSQLAQLSQLPKEFDFPRQSLPKCFHFTGPYQDSTGREPIPFPYEKLTGQPLIYASMGTIQNSLLEIFQTIASVCVGLDTQLVISLGKESGSEPLQGLPGSPIIVSYAPQLELLEKATLTITHAGLNTVLESLNNGVPMVAIPIANDQPAVAARIAWSGAGEFVPVASIGVPKLRTAIKQVLEQDSYKQNALRLQSAIHHSGGVSRAADIIEQVITTGKPVFL; from the coding sequence ATGACTCATTTTGGTATCCTTTGTCCACCCAGTACTGGACATCTTAACCCAATGACAGCATTGGGGCGAGAATTACAAAGACGCGGGCATCGTGTCACTCTCTTTGGAATTGCCGATGCTCAATCTAAAGCACTGGCAGCAGGATTAGACTTTTACATGATCAGAGAGTCTCAGCATACTCATGGAGGAACCGAAGAGTCCCTAACAAAGTTGGGACAATTAAGCGGCTTTGCAGCTTTGCAATATACTATGAACCTAATGAAAGAAGGAGTAAATCTGCTGCTTAATAAAGCTCCAGAAGCTCTTAGAGAAGCTGGTGTAGAAGCATTGTTGGTAGACCAATTTATAGTAGAAGGTGAGACTATTGCCGAATTTCTGCAAATTCCTTTTATTACTGTATGCAATGCCTTGCCAGTTAATGCAGAAGATGATGTGCCGCCTTTTTTTACAGACTGGAGATATGACCCGGCATGGTGGGCGCGTCTACGCAATCGATGTGCTTACTTGTTGATGAACCCGCTCACAAAACCAATCACGCAGATTTTAGATACCTATCGCCAAAAGTGGAGCTTGCCCCTTTACTCTCAAACACCTGACAAAGATACCTTCTCTCAACTTGCCCAGTTGAGCCAATTGCCTAAAGAATTTGATTTCCCAAGGCAGTCTTTGCCCAAGTGTTTTCATTTTACTGGCCCCTATCAAGATTCAACTGGACGAGAACCCATACCTTTTCCTTATGAAAAGTTGACTGGACAACCGTTGATTTACGCATCGATGGGAACCATACAAAATAGTTTATTAGAAATTTTTCAAACTATTGCCTCAGTTTGCGTTGGATTAGATACCCAGCTAGTAATCTCTCTTGGTAAAGAGAGTGGATCAGAACCGCTTCAAGGATTACCTGGCTCTCCGATAATTGTTAGTTACGCACCCCAATTGGAACTACTTGAAAAGGCAACTCTCACCATTACTCATGCAGGATTGAATACAGTTTTAGAATCTTTAAATAACGGTGTTCCGATGGTAGCAATTCCAATCGCTAATGACCAGCCAGCAGTAGCAGCACGTATAGCATGGAGTGGGGCTGGTGAATTTGTGCCTGTGGCTAGTATAGGTGTTCCTAAACTGCGAACAGCGATAAAGCAAGTTCTTGAGCAAGACTCTTATAAGCAGAATGCACTAAGATTACAATCTGCTATCCATCATTCTGGAGGAGTCAGTCGTGCTGCTGATATTATCGAACAGGTCATAACTACAGGGAAACCTGTTTTCCTATAG
- a CDS encoding plasmid replication protein, CyRepA1 family has translation MNAATTEYANNLTAAEYHELTVGSAIHPALIKRNFFHIEGESVYDYLFISDKIPRKNAGRVTDGYIKMYQHLLLGGTWIQSLDPFKNWQPMEWGRLKPNFPRFDLDSCKPVKYESPPKTANRVTYFDIPNYILNLVSRRYNVSDIAQVLFAKRGKKLCVKSRNPGIRNGVLLPWLLQLGQTTVILTQVVRLSSLLALCIKGILNPLMFWSGVGQHKELNIDQAPLGWGVGCGVLGVGKEIAPTTVFSTRRCANVQAPSSLHPTPYPQHPIFDFQQKDLQITFWEWVKQHPEIPIILCEGEKKAACLLSLGFVAIALPGIWNGRVGTRDFDERLHPDLVPMAQAGRKFIILFDHETKAKTRWSVYQATVRTAKAIESAGCECEVASLPGPEKGVDDFVVARGEDANVLLTALVDDAKSLKDYQRSYRAKKWGLSKYKPDVTINIKYLSEALCIPLLEEKCNLPELYDLEKEQLFTPSIKGHQRKKESTDSGGVDSSKSKKSPTFNFPKSGLVVLWSDMGTGKTELMRWWRDQNPNARFLNNGHRVNLLKNLAERLQTAMYSDLGYTGLAQAQALSITIDSLHKLNTQSVTYGCIFIDEACQYLTHLLHSNTCKQHRAAILEVLEYLVYNAPLVVIADAHMDDLTVDFFRAMRPHGEIPYIVKNEWRNGGRTIYWYEGSNSSALVAQISAALMLGEKIMVASDSKRFIKKLDKSFTIKYEEPNSDQSHVPQKWRIWSIHSDNSGSEENVAFIKDITNAVKNFDALFTSPSLGTGVDISEYHFDLVFGVFHGVSQTATECAQQLYRYRPKVPFHIWVAPRPPYGYQDTNASKIKERLLQTNEVTAFLLRIDRQTGKRGAEKDWALEAYCQIMANRHYSLNNLRDDLRSLLTEMGNTFICMGSDDDDQSLERMKNAATALDTAHYSAVAKANNITASEYRARQSKDYLDPSEIFECEKFRIFDSYGIEVTESLVELDKGGRLIGAIAGLEAILAKPDESIVDPKTGRTYPTPPTIVAQKDRNERDNLPLCMDWGNYSARWLARFNLGLHQILTSLVRGDEVTASDATLLKMTAIAINCAAHVKAILGFTIPPDCKPIWLLATIVEQLGLKLTCRKQGKRGQQVKLFSLSKKELEFAQEVIAHRVAKRNQKENRTYNVGQTPAVYSPEPNHQSVSTPPINAIGNPHSGGVDTTDSEPPLTERITLLHCVEILRSGISGGVDAIKGILKRWTGDLRWETVLELEAIAANELRNLEQSVPDFYQWLDEEVLPMEGAS, from the coding sequence ATGAACGCAGCAACAACTGAATATGCAAACAATCTCACGGCCGCGGAATACCATGAGTTAACAGTTGGTAGTGCGATTCATCCAGCGTTGATTAAACGCAACTTCTTCCACATTGAGGGAGAATCAGTTTATGACTACCTGTTCATCTCTGATAAAATCCCTCGGAAAAATGCAGGTAGAGTTACGGATGGATACATAAAAATGTATCAGCATCTATTACTGGGTGGGACGTGGATTCAATCACTTGACCCATTCAAGAACTGGCAACCGATGGAGTGGGGGCGACTTAAGCCCAACTTTCCACGCTTTGATTTGGACTCATGTAAACCAGTTAAATACGAGTCGCCACCCAAGACAGCAAACCGCGTTACCTATTTCGATATTCCCAACTATATTTTAAACCTCGTTTCACGGCGCTATAACGTTTCCGATATTGCACAAGTGCTTTTTGCAAAACGTGGGAAAAAGCTTTGTGTTAAAAGTCGAAATCCGGGAATTCGCAATGGGGTTCTCTTGCCTTGGCTTTTGCAACTAGGACAAACTACGGTAATCCTAACGCAAGTCGTGCGGTTAAGTTCTCTTTTAGCACTGTGTATAAAAGGCATACTTAATCCCCTAATGTTTTGGTCAGGGGTTGGACAGCACAAAGAATTGAACATCGACCAAGCCCCGTTGGGGTGGGGTGTGGGGTGTGGGGTGTTGGGTGTTGGGAAAGAGATAGCCCCAACAACCGTCTTCTCTACGAGACGCTGCGCGAACGTACAAGCCCCGTCTTCACTACACCCAACACCCTACCCCCAACACCCTATTTTTGACTTTCAGCAGAAAGATTTACAAATCACCTTCTGGGAGTGGGTAAAGCAACATCCAGAGATTCCGATTATCTTATGCGAGGGCGAAAAAAAAGCCGCTTGCTTGCTTTCATTGGGGTTTGTAGCGATCGCGCTGCCGGGAATTTGGAACGGGCGGGTCGGAACACGGGATTTTGATGAACGGTTGCATCCTGACTTAGTACCAATGGCTCAGGCGGGGCGCAAGTTCATAATTCTTTTTGACCACGAAACTAAAGCTAAAACCAGGTGGTCAGTTTACCAAGCCACTGTTCGCACAGCAAAAGCAATTGAGTCTGCTGGTTGTGAATGCGAAGTTGCATCACTCCCAGGCCCAGAGAAAGGTGTTGATGATTTCGTGGTAGCCAGGGGTGAAGATGCCAATGTTTTGCTAACTGCTCTAGTAGACGATGCCAAATCACTCAAAGATTACCAGCGCTCCTATCGGGCTAAAAAATGGGGGTTAAGCAAATACAAACCAGATGTCACTATTAATATCAAGTATCTCTCTGAGGCTTTGTGCATTCCTCTTCTTGAAGAAAAATGCAATTTGCCTGAGCTTTATGATCTTGAAAAGGAACAACTTTTTACGCCATCTATAAAAGGACATCAAAGAAAGAAGGAGTCTACCGATTCTGGCGGAGTTGATTCATCCAAATCGAAGAAATCCCCTACCTTCAATTTCCCAAAATCAGGACTGGTTGTACTGTGGAGCGACATGGGTACAGGCAAAACGGAACTTATGCGCTGGTGGCGTGACCAAAATCCTAATGCTCGGTTCCTTAACAATGGACATCGGGTTAATCTCCTAAAAAATCTTGCCGAACGCTTGCAGACGGCGATGTATTCCGACTTGGGTTACACCGGTTTAGCCCAAGCCCAAGCCCTTAGTATTACCATTGACAGCTTGCACAAACTCAATACCCAGTCTGTCACCTACGGCTGCATATTTATTGATGAGGCTTGCCAATATCTTACCCACCTATTACACAGTAATACGTGTAAACAACATCGGGCAGCAATTCTGGAAGTGCTGGAATATCTAGTATACAACGCGCCCCTGGTGGTCATCGCTGATGCACACATGGATGACCTGACAGTGGACTTTTTTCGGGCAATGCGGCCGCATGGTGAAATTCCTTACATTGTCAAAAACGAGTGGCGCAATGGAGGACGCACTATATATTGGTACGAAGGCAGTAATTCAAGCGCCCTAGTCGCCCAAATCTCGGCAGCACTGATGCTTGGTGAGAAAATCATGGTTGCAAGTGACTCCAAGCGTTTTATCAAGAAACTCGACAAATCCTTTACTATCAAGTACGAAGAACCTAACTCTGACCAATCCCACGTACCACAAAAATGGCGGATTTGGTCTATTCATTCCGATAATTCCGGCTCTGAAGAAAACGTCGCTTTCATTAAAGATATCACCAACGCCGTCAAAAACTTCGATGCTTTGTTCACTTCCCCCAGTCTCGGTACTGGTGTCGATATTTCGGAGTATCATTTTGACTTAGTTTTTGGTGTGTTTCACGGCGTTTCCCAAACTGCTACCGAATGCGCCCAGCAGTTGTACCGCTATCGCCCGAAAGTTCCGTTTCATATTTGGGTGGCCCCGCGCCCCCCTTATGGCTACCAAGATACAAACGCTTCCAAGATAAAAGAACGCCTCCTGCAAACCAACGAGGTAACAGCTTTTCTGTTGCGGATCGACCGTCAAACAGGTAAACGGGGAGCCGAGAAAGATTGGGCGCTTGAGGCTTACTGCCAAATTATGGCTAACCGCCACTATTCTCTAAATAATCTGCGTGATGATTTGCGATCGCTCCTCACTGAAATGGGCAATACATTTATATGTATGGGCAGTGATGATGATGACCAATCTCTTGAACGCATGAAAAATGCGGCGACTGCTTTGGACACTGCCCATTATTCGGCTGTTGCCAAGGCTAACAATATTACAGCCAGTGAGTACCGTGCCCGTCAAAGCAAAGATTACCTTGACCCTAGCGAAATTTTTGAATGTGAAAAGTTTCGTATCTTTGATTCTTACGGCATCGAAGTAACCGAATCACTGGTGGAACTTGACAAAGGTGGTCGATTAATAGGAGCAATCGCTGGACTTGAGGCAATTTTAGCAAAGCCCGATGAATCAATTGTTGACCCGAAAACTGGGCGGACTTATCCCACGCCACCAACAATTGTCGCTCAAAAAGACCGCAATGAGCGGGACAATTTACCTTTGTGCATGGACTGGGGCAATTACTCGGCGCGGTGGCTGGCTAGATTTAACCTGGGGCTGCATCAAATTCTCACTTCTTTAGTCAGGGGTGATGAAGTTACCGCTTCGGATGCCACTTTACTGAAGATGACAGCGATCGCTATTAATTGTGCTGCTCACGTCAAAGCAATTCTTGGGTTTACTATCCCGCCTGACTGTAAGCCTATTTGGTTGCTGGCCACAATAGTAGAGCAGCTGGGGTTAAAGTTGACCTGCCGCAAGCAGGGTAAACGGGGTCAACAGGTGAAACTTTTCTCTTTATCTAAAAAGGAATTGGAATTTGCTCAAGAGGTAATTGCTCATCGGGTGGCAAAGCGTAATCAAAAAGAAAATCGAACCTATAACGTTGGACAAACCCCTGCTGTGTATAGCCCAGAACCCAATCACCAGTCCGTATCCACCCCCCCCATTAATGCTATAGGGAACCCCCATTCAGGAGGGGTGGATACTACCGATTCTGAACCGCCTCTGACCGAGCGCATTACGCTACTCCACTGCGTAGAAATACTTCGTTCTGGCATTTCTGGTGGAGTGGACGCGATTAAAGGCATTCTCAAGCGATGGACTGGGGATTTGCGCTGGGAGACGGTGCTGGAACTTGAAGCGATCGCGGCGAATGAACTACGTAACTTGGAGCAATCTGTGCCTGATTTTTATCAGTGGCTCGATGAAGAGGTGTTGCCTATGGAGGGGGCTAGCTAG